CCTTATATGTGAAAAATTTGAATGTCATTAATGTTTATTTGAGTTTACCTTTAtgattcataaaataaaatatatagggACATATGTAATTGAAAATGTCTTTTGGGACAAGAAAAGTTAATctagaaatgatattttgttataaaaaaatatttagttaGATTATGGAATAAATTCATCACCCtcagtaaaaaaaataatgaatatgatgatatcaAAATTTATCTTGAGTTCAATTTAAAGAACGGGTCTTCGAATCTTCATAACTGAATGGATCAGGTCGGTATTCTGGGCTCTACATAGTGAGAAAAAGGGTTATGGGGCATCAGAGTTTTTCCAGCATGGTCCCTTCGATACTTAAACCCATCCGGGAGCAAACTTAAGGAATATATAAATGTATTATTGATGTTAAGTGAGCAAAAAATGTGTGTTACAACCGTGACCAATACCTGATTTATATATAGGGATGAGATTAGTACCTTATTGGAGTATGAATCATATTGAGATAGAATCCTACTTGATATAGGAGGCCTCAAACATCAGGACTATGTGACAATGACGATTGAGACTCTTGTCTTATCTTGATTAGATTCAATTGAACCCCACATTTATCGAGACCCTTTATCTATTAATGAGAATATCTTCATATCCTTTAACCGTGTCAGGGGCTCGGAGTTCCCGACCCTTGGTGGGCTCAGGCCCCTGGTAGATGGGGTTGAGGAGATCGGCCTCATTCAAGAGTCATGGGCTCAGACTCCTGCCTGTATGGTCAGGCTTAGTAGCCGGACCCTTGCCTAATAATATGAGCCTGACTCTTATAAGACTAGGACCTGTTTAGAAACGAGATTTGATTTGTCCAGATGTGACGACCTTAGGGTTGTCAAAATATGGATCAAAGTGTGAGACTTTTAGAATAACTAACTCAGAGgacatcaaaatatttaatttcataattatctTTCTAACGCTACTGAAAACATCCTCAAATCACTCTATTTTTTATATAgaaaaaatctaaacaaaatttctttttaaatcgTACAGCTcttctaaattgaaaataatattatgttaattatttagtattatccgatcaagtaaaaaataatatatataatccaCATACATTTTTTACTAGTATATATTATACTTGCCTAATTATTTGAAATTgttattgaaaaaataaaagactcttttttgtttaattaaagagAACTAATTTCTTGGTGAGCCCATGTTAGTAATGTTCTTAGACAAAACATAAGGTACCAATCATCTCGAGAGAGCGAAACGTGGCAACGTTCTGGTGGCTAGTGAGCACCAAGATAGAGTAGGCCCAAACCCCTATTATCAATGGTCGAATGGAGGCCAGTAATTTAGTCTCAAATTAAATCGACAATTTTATCTTGAAAATGACTTTATCCTCTTTTTTCCTCttcaatttccttgtaaagTAATATATATAGTATTAATGTATTGACTTTtggattttataattttttgtttaaaatctgCTGTAAATGTTTAGTAGTttaatatatgtattttttgtatatatataaaaaagaacCCAATCAAATTTTGCTAAAgttgttttttctttttttttttaaaaaaaaaaagcaattaGCCAACACTActtcaaatataaattttttggtTTACTCCTTAATCGACTAGGGGGTTAGGATGATGTGATCCTTCTCATTGATTATGTTTTTTTCACTAATCTAACATTTTTTCGACTATTTACGCAGAACAAAATCGAGAAACGAGAATCTTGTCCGACAAACGAAAACATAAAAATCCGTGTTCCAAATTTCATTCGAAACATATTTCAAAATCAACTCCAACAGTGTGTCATCTTAAATCAAGCATGCATCTTTACTTGCATACCAAGGGAGTGTCCCCTTAAATCCTCGCCAAGCCGCACCAGTTTTAGAAAAGGGGAAAAACGACGCTATCATCCAAGTTTTCATCCATGTATAGTAAAAATTATattcttaaaaaattatttgataattgatatgaATGATTTTATCGCATTATTACTACGAATCATATGTTCATAACTTGATCATGGCCCCACAAAATTTTCTAGTTAAGGTCCAAATATATGGTATAATGATAGCTTCTTGTCCAACAAATGAATCTAATCAAGAGGAAAAAAGGAGTTCTTGAATCAAATTCCCCATAATATATCAACATCAATATGTTTCTGTCTGTTATTCATCTTCATCCCTATATTTTTTctgaaaaaataaaaaggaCATTTTTGTAAATGACAATTTTGGGTCAAATTTAGAAGCAAAAAGTGCCAAAAACTAAGATATAAGAGATAAGCAAAGGCTAAAGACAGATAATGAATTGCAATGATCCGTTAAATCTCATACCGCATTAGCTATATGACAAATATATTAACCAGAGCAGACCAAACAAGGCCTAAATGCCAACTTCGATTTCAAATCATCGAACCACCAAATACACACAAATTTAGTATAACAGTTTACAGCCAAAAGCACTCTAACGACAACTTCAAACCTTTCTTAGCCAAACCCAGTAACTGTTAAACCTGAAACTAACCTGGGTTATAATAGTATGCATACTCACCAAAGCTAGTGATAAACATCTCAACAAAACATTAGTATATAGTAACTAATGGTAGCGGCACACGCCATTCCAGACTTGCATTTACAGCTCAGCGGAAGTAAGCTAATTACCTTGATTGCTGGTGCATTGATATCAAGAATTGTAGATCCATAGTCCTGGTAATGACTATAATTCCACTATTCAGATGCCGATGAAAATGGTGATGTGTTGATTGTATCTGCTTTTAAGCTTGTTTGCTGCTTCTATTCTTGACCATTTTCTACTTGGGAtaatattttcttccttgcACTGAGCCATAAATACATGGTATCTTTAGGCCTAAGGCCTAAAATGAAGGGCCTGTACTGTCTTCCACGCAAGCGTTGTTTGTGTCCATTAAGCCTGCTAATGCAGGAGATTCTGTCAACAAGATACTATTCCAGCCTCTCTCACATGTATGGTAGCCAACCAAAAGCATTCACTGCAGAGAAAGCCCAATTAGATTACACAAGAAAATAGAAATTTTGTTCTTGAGGGCTCGGACATAAATTTATAGGAGTGGAGCCTAGAAGAAACAATAATTCTCTTACCCTGATGTTGCATAAAAATATACtaataaacaatcataattttcgaaaataaaatttcaaaaaaagatTCTTGAAAATAATAACACAAGAAGGAAATAGCAAAAATTAAGGAATGAAACTTTACCATAAAAAAAACTATGAACCAGGACTGGACTTTTGGACCCACACTTGTTTCtgcaaaaaaaaatcatttaaagcaAAATTCAAGAAATAAGTTACTGAAAATTGATAATTGGAAGTGTAGCATCTGATTATGAAGCATACCTCATAGGAAACATGGCCAGAAGAACCTCCTCTCTTTGGGAATTTCCCTTCCACTTGGGAGCCATCAGCATCCTTGATATTATATGCTGAACCCCGCCGACCCCCTTGCCTATAAGAACCTATATTAAGCCATAGAACATCAGTCAGCCAAGTATTTTATAAAGAAAAATGACCATCTATCCTTCTGAATTTCAAAGGTACAACGAACCATTGCCAACAGAGTTATGACCTCCACGACCAATTCCAATATGTCTGAACTCACCACCACGCATAATCAACACATCATTTTTAATATCTACATGAATTCCAAAAAACCACAATCCTTACAAAATCCAAGACTTGACATAAATCCAAAGCACAAGGATGAAGAAAATTATTgcataatcaataatcaataCCTTCAGAAGAATCCACTACTTGGGACATTTGGGAAATAGAGGATGATAAAGATTCATCACTTGCATGTGATCCATCTGATCGTCGAATAGGAGCCCAAACACCACGATCAGGCCTATCCCTGTTCCTTGTCCGTCTTTCTTCTTTCTCAGCATGAAAAGCTTGCGAATCAAGGCTGGCTACCTTACCCTCAGGAGACCCATTTGCATTCTTCTGAAATGACTGCACATTTGTGGGACGAGGAGGTTTCTTGTCTCTGTCCTGATTTATATTGCGAATTCGGTGTTCGGATTGAGATCCAGATAATGTTTGATTTTGCCGAATATCCCTGTTAAGGACACTCCTGATGATCCTATCATTAGATTCGCGTCGATGATTCTGTTT
This genomic window from Primulina eburnea isolate SZY01 unplaced genomic scaffold, ASM2296580v1 ctg308, whole genome shotgun sequence contains:
- the LOC140820938 gene encoding regulator of nonsense transcripts UPF3-like, which codes for HESIKPRTLVQIKFNSQLEFILSDFTVILLQESVKETLSRFLFYIFISSRLKASGVSLPQQNGAPHANNLHSPIPLKQNHRRESNDRIIRSVLNRDIRQNQTLSGSQSEHRIRNINQDRDKKPPRPTNVQSFQKNANGSPEGKVASLDSQAFHAEKEERRTRNRDRPDRGVWAPIRRSDGSHASDESLSSSISQMSQVVDSSEDIKNDVLIMRGGEFRHIGIGRGGHNSVGNGSYRQGGRRGSAYNIKDADGSQVEGKFPKRGGSSGHVSYEKQVWVQKSSPGS